One Methylobacterium oryzae DNA window includes the following coding sequences:
- a CDS encoding plasmid recombination protein, giving the protein MTHFTCVRVERIRDRSELARIASHGLRLDPSSKARVDPARTPLNRSGSDYAENPLDLSKALEGFLKANGARLYGRAPIGLHVLVSVSPGWITEVGELHDPQNTRNVQLAQQAVDWVQRALGGGRPCIVAWRQDLDEKGGGVVDIVAAPTRAAKLNRFKDDVTIVSVTAALEAHRALHPKDPTAFGALQTSWAAHAAKTLDRTLHRGTRKVDQPAEHLDPERYGRLVDAARDEAKAIAARNLAEERAVLDARERRLEIAEEKITRFVAEMAAEREGIVAEARAKVDDALNAIAIGIDALTDGRIVAVEHCAESGELRLFPDMNLDAAERSALWEAITPGLPAGLMTVLGYIQAEAARSGEARNGYHARHPSPSQF; this is encoded by the coding sequence ATGACACATTTCACATGTGTCCGTGTCGAACGTATCCGAGACCGCAGTGAGCTAGCCCGCATCGCGTCGCACGGTCTGCGGCTTGATCCCAGCAGCAAGGCGCGTGTGGACCCGGCTCGAACGCCGCTCAACCGCTCGGGATCGGACTATGCGGAGAACCCGCTGGATCTCTCGAAGGCGCTCGAAGGCTTCCTCAAAGCAAACGGTGCCCGACTATACGGACGCGCGCCGATCGGCCTCCACGTCCTCGTGAGCGTCAGCCCCGGCTGGATCACTGAGGTCGGCGAATTGCACGATCCCCAAAATACGCGGAACGTTCAGTTGGCTCAACAAGCTGTGGACTGGGTCCAGCGAGCACTTGGCGGAGGGAGGCCCTGCATCGTGGCCTGGCGGCAGGATCTCGATGAGAAGGGCGGCGGGGTCGTGGACATCGTGGCCGCGCCGACCCGCGCTGCAAAGCTAAATCGGTTCAAAGATGATGTCACCATCGTGTCGGTGACGGCCGCACTCGAAGCGCACCGTGCTCTACATCCAAAGGACCCAACCGCGTTCGGCGCGCTTCAGACTTCATGGGCAGCTCACGCCGCCAAGACTCTGGATCGCACGCTTCATCGCGGCACGCGCAAGGTCGATCAGCCCGCCGAGCACCTCGATCCAGAGCGTTACGGCCGGCTGGTAGATGCGGCTCGCGACGAGGCCAAGGCCATAGCGGCGCGAAATCTCGCCGAAGAGCGGGCAGTTCTGGATGCCCGCGAGCGACGGCTGGAAATCGCGGAGGAGAAGATCACTCGGTTCGTTGCTGAGATGGCAGCCGAAAGAGAAGGGATCGTCGCGGAGGCCCGAGCTAAGGTTGATGACGCCCTCAACGCTATCGCGATCGGGATCGATGCGCTGACCGATGGTAGGATCGTCGCCGTTGAGCATTGTGCAGAGAGCGGTGAGCTTCGCCTCTTTCCCGACATGAATCTTGATGCCGCCGAAAGATCCGCGTTGTGGGAGGCAATCACTCCGGGCCTGCCCGCTGGACTAATGACAGTCCTTGGATACATCCAAGCTGAGGCGGCTCGATCAGGAGAGGCCAGAAATGGCTACCACGCTAGGCATCCTTCCCCGAGCCAATTCTGA
- a CDS encoding PilZ domain-containing protein, which produces MDDRRAAPRRRTLLEGHIELAGGGVIDCTIRNMSDGGARLRVVSVIGVPDAFVLAYGVGGQRRPARVTWRQETELGVAFGDA; this is translated from the coding sequence ATGGACGACAGACGCGCCGCGCCCCGCAGACGGACCCTGCTCGAGGGCCATATCGAACTCGCCGGCGGCGGCGTGATCGACTGCACGATCCGCAACATGTCGGACGGGGGCGCTCGCCTGAGGGTCGTGAGCGTGATCGGCGTGCCCGACGCGTTCGTGCTGGCCTACGGGGTCGGCGGTCAGCGCCGGCCGGCGCGGGTCACGTGGCGCCAGGAGACCGAGCTCGGGGTCGCGTTCGGCGACGCCTGA
- a CDS encoding sensor domain-containing diguanylate cyclase: MNVWRRVAPWLGSARTWIVFGILAPLGMVVTSGLMLADLRRDAWTSAEQTSWNLLQVLERDIARNIEMYDLSIHAAVDNLKVPGLAEADPHLRQLILFDRAATARDMGVMLILDERGDAIGDIAAVPPRPGNYADREYFQVHRASTGLGLHVGRPIVSRLNGERMLPFSRRIDRPDGSFGGVVLGTVKLSYFTHLFSEIDLGPGGAINLYLTDGTRLMRYPYVEADLGANIGKTAIFKRFLREGRGNFVSTSVRDGVERNYTFTRIGNLPLILNVALSTKDVEAEWAAKATIIGGIVLALCGLTIALSLLFGRELRRREALRAEMAALSRTDALTGLPNRRCFEDALRRNLDAARRDGHPLSLLIVDADHFKRFNDRYGHPVGDQILRGLARCLAASVHRPQDLVSRIGGEEFTLLLPETDEAGALRVADTVHAEVAKLTVPSAGIGAGAVTVSIGLAAVRPGADRSAPLPDPYRLADGALYEAKNGGRNQTRSVSPPASRGALQLVRTS, translated from the coding sequence ATGAACGTCTGGCGACGCGTCGCCCCGTGGCTCGGCTCGGCCCGCACCTGGATTGTCTTCGGGATCCTGGCCCCGCTGGGCATGGTCGTGACGTCCGGTCTCATGCTGGCCGACCTGCGCCGCGACGCCTGGACCAGCGCGGAGCAGACCTCCTGGAACCTCCTGCAGGTCCTCGAGCGCGATATCGCGCGCAACATCGAGATGTACGATCTCTCGATCCACGCGGCGGTCGACAACCTCAAGGTGCCGGGCTTGGCCGAGGCCGACCCGCACCTGCGCCAGCTCATCCTGTTCGACCGCGCCGCGACCGCCCGCGACATGGGCGTGATGCTGATCCTGGACGAGCGGGGCGACGCCATCGGCGACATCGCGGCCGTGCCGCCGCGCCCCGGCAACTACGCGGACCGCGAGTACTTCCAGGTCCACCGGGCGAGCACCGGGCTCGGCCTCCATGTCGGGCGCCCGATCGTGTCGCGGCTCAACGGGGAGCGGATGCTCCCGTTCAGCCGCCGCATCGACCGGCCCGACGGCAGCTTCGGCGGCGTGGTCCTGGGCACCGTGAAACTGTCCTACTTCACGCACCTGTTCAGCGAGATCGATCTCGGACCGGGCGGGGCCATCAACCTGTACCTGACCGACGGCACCCGCCTGATGCGCTACCCCTACGTGGAGGCGGATCTCGGGGCGAATATCGGGAAGACCGCGATCTTCAAACGGTTCCTGCGCGAGGGACGCGGCAACTTCGTCAGCACCTCCGTGCGCGACGGCGTCGAGCGGAACTACACGTTCACGCGGATCGGAAATCTGCCGCTGATCCTGAACGTCGCCCTGTCCACCAAGGACGTGGAGGCGGAGTGGGCTGCGAAGGCGACGATCATCGGCGGCATCGTGCTGGCGCTGTGCGGACTCACGATCGCGCTGTCGCTCCTGTTCGGGCGGGAGCTGCGCCGCCGCGAGGCGCTGCGGGCCGAGATGGCGGCGCTGTCGCGCACCGACGCCCTGACCGGCCTGCCGAACCGCCGCTGCTTCGAGGACGCCCTCCGGCGGAACCTGGACGCGGCCCGGCGCGACGGCCACCCCCTGTCGCTGCTCATCGTCGACGCGGACCATTTCAAGCGCTTCAACGACCGCTACGGACACCCGGTGGGCGACCAGATCCTGCGGGGCCTCGCCCGCTGCCTCGCGGCGAGCGTGCACCGCCCCCAGGATCTCGTCAGCCGCATCGGCGGCGAGGAGTTCACCCTGCTCCTGCCCGAGACGGACGAGGCCGGCGCCCTGCGCGTCGCCGACACGGTCCACGCCGAGGTTGCCAAGCTGACCGTCCCGTCGGCCGGGATCGGGGCCGGCGCCGTGACGGTGAGCATCGGGCTCGCGGCCGTCCGGCCGGGCGCCGACCGGAGCGCGCCGTTGCCGGACCCTTACAGGCTGGCGGACGGCGCCCTGTACGAGGCCAAGAACGGCGGCCGCAACCAGACCCGCAGCGTCTCGCCGCCGGCCTCGCGAGGCGCCCTGCAGCTCGTGCGGACGTCCTGA
- a CDS encoding GntR family transcriptional regulator codes for MDVVARRRGRPRKAPVVPAAQVPRTGLHEQAAGRLRDMIVRGVLPAGASLVETDLSVALGVSRTPLREALKLLAAEGLVELHQNRSARVPDWTPEEILELFEALAGIERLTAELAAPRISEVQMDALRGKQAQLDRMHRDQVLDAYFALNQEIHRTIVEAARNRPLAEAHAALQARAQWARLRALSSGSRWEESAREHRDLFAALAARDAAAAGTVAHRHVLRTGVVIAETLQARRADPAAR; via the coding sequence ATGGACGTCGTCGCACGCCGCCGGGGCCGACCCCGCAAGGCCCCGGTCGTCCCGGCCGCGCAGGTGCCGCGGACCGGGCTGCACGAGCAGGCGGCGGGCCGGCTCAGGGACATGATCGTGCGCGGCGTGCTGCCGGCCGGCGCGTCCCTCGTGGAGACGGACCTCTCCGTCGCCCTCGGGGTCAGCCGCACACCGTTGCGGGAAGCGCTCAAGCTCCTGGCCGCGGAGGGCCTGGTCGAGCTGCACCAGAACCGCAGCGCCCGCGTCCCGGACTGGACGCCGGAGGAAATCCTCGAACTGTTCGAGGCGCTCGCCGGGATCGAGCGGCTGACCGCGGAACTCGCGGCGCCGCGGATCTCCGAAGTTCAGATGGACGCGCTGCGCGGCAAGCAGGCGCAGCTCGACCGGATGCACCGGGACCAAGTGCTCGACGCCTATTTCGCCCTGAACCAGGAGATCCACCGGACGATCGTCGAGGCCGCCCGGAACCGCCCGCTGGCGGAGGCCCACGCGGCGCTCCAGGCCCGGGCCCAGTGGGCGCGCCTGCGCGCGCTCTCCAGCGGCAGCCGCTGGGAGGAATCGGCCCGCGAGCACCGGGACCTGTTCGCGGCGCTCGCCGCGCGGGATGCCGCCGCGGCCGGGACCGTCGCCCACCGCCACGTGCTGCGGACCGGCGTGGTGATCGCCGAGACGCTCCAGGCCCGGCGCGCGGACCCCGCGGCGCGGTAA
- a CDS encoding AAA family ATPase — MAISSTPPALQIDPEAARRLLEPMLPRRLRACLAQDLRVASACSELALEITTLAPDAEALVSAWIGAASSEGGLWRDRRWIARRSALIRFLDVWAVEHDQPVARALADVAMLLSCAGDDRRAAARLAQPLWLEREAVLDLRQGVAALAEAQTRLTIGRVAGQGDDSDVAGATDLAVALQAAWHDALTDALLTFSEKTSSAIAAAATLACGADDAFASDVALVHALVPVGEVLTRPVADSAATRERRRWKKIEAQLVKKSEARRREKAATIDTTPQLPDAVAPPAEVPKGHVLVVPAIQETGSDRGKSIARGYEHIIGKPLPLVAVPDLAAARTRLVFEFPYAQVTIDRLLADLIGREYTTFRPTLLIGPPGAGKTRLIARIAFHLGLGLWRVDATRDAGASLGGLDRRWATSEPAHPIMAVARTGSANPLMQIDELEKSATRSDHGRLWDALLSMLEPETARTYQDPCFQTETDISRVSWLATGNEIGNLPAPLLDRLRVLEMPAPSHADLDALLEPVLAGIAADHELAPAFIAPLDGEEIALLRRSWRGGSVRRLIRLVEAVVNARETLAVRQ; from the coding sequence ATGGCGATCTCTTCGACACCCCCTGCCCTGCAGATCGACCCCGAGGCGGCACGTCGCCTGCTCGAGCCGATGCTTCCGCGCCGCCTGCGCGCCTGCCTCGCTCAGGATCTGCGCGTGGCTTCTGCTTGCTCCGAACTCGCCCTCGAGATCACCACCCTCGCCCCGGATGCCGAGGCGCTGGTCTCCGCCTGGATCGGGGCGGCCTCTTCGGAAGGCGGTTTGTGGCGTGACCGTCGATGGATAGCCCGACGATCCGCTCTGATCCGGTTCCTCGACGTGTGGGCAGTGGAGCACGATCAGCCTGTGGCGCGGGCGTTGGCCGATGTCGCGATGCTGTTGTCCTGCGCCGGCGATGATCGCAGAGCTGCAGCGCGCTTGGCCCAGCCCCTGTGGCTGGAACGCGAAGCGGTTCTCGACCTCCGGCAAGGGGTTGCAGCGCTGGCCGAGGCGCAGACGCGCCTCACTATCGGACGCGTCGCTGGGCAGGGTGACGATTCGGACGTTGCCGGCGCGACCGATCTCGCTGTCGCGCTGCAGGCAGCTTGGCACGACGCGCTCACGGACGCGCTTCTGACGTTCTCCGAGAAGACGAGCAGCGCCATCGCCGCTGCTGCCACCTTGGCCTGTGGCGCCGATGATGCCTTCGCCAGCGACGTGGCACTCGTCCACGCGCTCGTGCCCGTTGGGGAGGTCTTGACACGACCCGTCGCAGACAGCGCGGCGACGCGGGAGCGGCGCAGATGGAAGAAGATCGAGGCTCAGCTCGTCAAAAAAAGCGAGGCGCGCCGGCGCGAGAAGGCGGCGACCATCGACACCACGCCACAGCTGCCGGATGCCGTTGCCCCACCCGCGGAAGTGCCCAAAGGCCACGTCCTCGTCGTTCCGGCGATCCAGGAGACCGGGAGTGACCGCGGCAAATCCATTGCCCGCGGTTATGAGCACATCATCGGCAAGCCGCTCCCGCTTGTCGCCGTGCCTGATCTCGCAGCCGCGCGCACGCGGCTCGTCTTCGAATTTCCTTACGCTCAGGTTACGATCGACAGGCTTCTGGCCGACCTGATCGGACGTGAGTACACCACGTTCCGGCCGACCCTGCTGATCGGCCCGCCGGGAGCCGGCAAGACTCGCCTCATCGCCAGGATTGCCTTCCATCTCGGGCTGGGGTTGTGGCGAGTCGATGCGACGCGCGACGCCGGCGCATCGCTGGGTGGCCTCGACCGCCGTTGGGCGACATCGGAACCGGCGCATCCGATCATGGCGGTAGCTCGGACCGGTAGTGCTAACCCCCTGATGCAGATCGATGAATTGGAGAAATCCGCGACTCGTTCGGATCACGGTAGGCTCTGGGATGCCCTGCTTTCGATGCTCGAACCGGAGACCGCCCGAACCTACCAAGACCCTTGTTTCCAGACGGAGACTGATATCAGCCGTGTCTCGTGGCTGGCCACTGGCAATGAGATCGGCAACTTGCCCGCCCCTCTGCTTGATCGCCTGCGCGTGTTGGAAATGCCCGCCCCGAGCCACGCAGATCTCGATGCTCTGCTCGAACCGGTCCTGGCAGGAATCGCGGCCGACCACGAGCTCGCTCCCGCCTTCATTGCGCCGCTCGACGGCGAGGAGATCGCGTTGCTTCGACGGTCCTGGCGAGGCGGCTCGGTCAGGCGACTGATTCGCTTGGTCGAGGCTGTTGTCAATGCGCGTGAAACTCTCGCTGTGCGACAATAG
- a CDS encoding type II toxin-antitoxin system HipA family toxin: MPIGLLVFEGGSSRRLGRFAYSSDYLISEGRKPIDPIGLPLGNKWRPVTVGEVHLAFHDAGPDGWGKGILTQVFPELELGMPEFLALGGLSRTGDLAFGSTPEAPERWTPRMEAALERAQSEDDLEDALMAAEKYEEGEVSARQLAQLLIHSSDIGGARPKARVRISEKEWIAKFSAWDDRFDNPRAEAVCLDFAEAAGLRVPERELRVVNDRPVLLVSRFDRSSAGAYLSYLSAGTLLGEPAYGYATSKTYLDIAAAARRIGVHEPEREMFRRLLVNAYLRNTDDHLRNHAFINDGTGWKLSPVFDVVPHPSGTKHVCAPAPGISRECNPSTAFAAYTKFGLSAAEASSILDEVHEATSRIPAFLDARGVSRRDREIFLACLGSLPKTSAPQ; encoded by the coding sequence ATGCCCATCGGCCTCTTGGTCTTTGAAGGTGGCTCTTCACGGCGGCTCGGTCGTTTTGCCTATAGCTCTGACTATCTAATTTCGGAAGGACGCAAGCCGATTGACCCCATCGGCCTGCCACTCGGAAACAAGTGGCGGCCTGTGACTGTGGGAGAGGTCCATCTGGCCTTTCACGATGCAGGCCCCGACGGCTGGGGTAAAGGAATCTTGACACAGGTATTCCCAGAACTGGAACTCGGCATGCCGGAATTTCTGGCTCTGGGCGGCCTGTCGCGCACTGGCGATCTGGCCTTCGGCTCAACGCCAGAGGCTCCCGAGAGGTGGACACCCAGGATGGAAGCAGCGCTTGAGCGCGCTCAAAGTGAGGACGATCTCGAAGATGCGCTCATGGCAGCAGAGAAATACGAGGAAGGCGAAGTGTCGGCGCGCCAACTCGCGCAGCTACTCATCCACAGTTCGGATATTGGGGGCGCTCGACCAAAGGCGCGTGTTCGGATTTCAGAAAAAGAATGGATAGCCAAATTTTCCGCGTGGGACGACAGGTTCGACAATCCCAGGGCTGAAGCGGTTTGCCTCGATTTCGCTGAGGCAGCAGGCCTTCGAGTCCCGGAGCGTGAGCTTCGTGTCGTAAACGACAGGCCGGTTCTCTTGGTATCACGTTTTGACCGATCCTCGGCTGGAGCGTATTTGTCCTACCTCAGCGCCGGCACTTTGCTGGGCGAGCCAGCTTATGGTTATGCGACAAGCAAGACCTATTTGGACATCGCGGCAGCCGCGCGCCGCATCGGTGTGCACGAGCCGGAACGCGAGATGTTTCGCAGGCTCCTGGTCAATGCCTATCTCCGGAACACCGACGATCATTTGCGCAACCACGCCTTCATCAACGATGGAACCGGCTGGAAGCTTTCACCGGTGTTCGATGTTGTCCCGCATCCGTCGGGCACCAAGCATGTCTGCGCCCCGGCTCCCGGTATTAGCCGTGAATGCAACCCAAGCACCGCATTCGCGGCCTATACAAAATTTGGCCTCTCCGCTGCCGAAGCCAGCTCCATTCTCGATGAGGTTCATGAAGCCACCTCACGCATCCCAGCATTTCTCGACGCCCGAGGCGTGTCGAGACGGGATCGGGAAATATTCCTGGCATGCCTCGGCTCGCTACCCAAGACCAGCGCGCCACAATGA